From the Nostoc sp. PCC 7107 genome, the window TAAATGTTTTTATAAGTTTTACATTATTGGGATCATCAACATCCCATAGTTGAATAATGTGATCATGTCCAGCACTAGCTACAATTTGTTTTTTTGGATGAAATGCAACAGATAGTATTTTTTGATATCCATACCAATGCCCAATAAGTTTTTGCCTCTTGACATCCCATAATTTTAGTTCCCTATCAAAATCTCCGCTAACCAACTTATTACTATCTGGGCTAAAAGCAATGCTATGAACTTGGTCTTTATGGGAATCACTATGATTTCCTAGCAAGTAATTATTTCCTAGCGAGTAAGGCTTATGATTGGTGTCTACTTCTATTAGATAAATATTTTGATCACGGCTACTACTAGCTAGGTAATTACCATCTGGGCTAAAAGCTACAGACAGTACTCGGTCAGTATGTTTAGTAAACCCTGATAATATTTGAGGACTTTGTAAATCTGTTATGTCCCATAAAATAATTTTATTATCATTTCCTGCACTAGCCAGATTATATCCATCAGGATGAAACACAACACATCGGACACGTTTCTCATGTCCCTTGATTTCAGAATTTCCTACCAACTCACAAATATGTTGCCATTTCCCCTCTTGTAACCCCCACAAATAAATTTTATTATCTTCACAAGCACTCGCTAAAATATCAGCATTGGGGCTAAATGCTACTGACCAAACCCAATTACTATGTTTGTCAAGAGTTTGAAGTGGAATATGTGTGCGTTCATGATAATTCCAAAGATGAATTTTACTGTCTTCACCTCCACAAGCAAAGGTTTTACCATCTCTACTTAGTGCTACTGACCAAATACGATTAGCATATCCTTCTAACTTACGGTTAGATAATTCCCATCTTTTGTCTTCCTGATGCCAAAATAAAACAGTGCGTCCATCACCACCACTGACTAAAAGTTTAGGATTATGAGACTGGGGACAAAATGCTAAACTTCTAATCGCATGTTCATGACCCTCCAATGTGTCTATCCAGTTGTTTTCAGAGAAACTCCATAGCTTAATTTTATGCTCACTCTCTCCATTTAAATTATTATCTATACATCCAACAGCAAGAATATTCCCATCTTGATTAAATGCTAGTGTCCGTACTTGACTAATTTCTGTTTTCAGGTCAAATCTCTCCATATAGCGATTATTAGGATCAAGATGCAATAAGTGTAATTTTCCATCTTCTCCTCCAATAGCTAAAATCTTTTTGGTACTATGATAAGCAATACATCGTAATACTGCCTGTGGATGTACAGTCCAACTTGCATCTTTATTCCTATTTCTCGGTTCTATATGCGAGAGTCTGATATGGCCATCCTGACTGCCACTAGCAATACAATCATTACTAATAAAGGTCATGCAAGATATTTGGCTAACATTTAAAGTACTGCTATGAGCATAACTATGATTAATTTTTATAACCTTGATATTTTCATCTCCTCCAATTGCTAAAGTATTCCCATCAGGACTAAAAGCTACTGATAATATACGTTTTGTTTCATTTATTTCATGAATAAGGTTTGGCTCCGTCTTATTATCTGATGAGGTGTTAGTTGTAATCTCATACAACCTGACACTACCATCTTCTGCTCCCCAAGCTAACATTTCTTTTTCTTTATTATGTTTGTTATCTTTCCTAAAAGCAACTGACCAAATCTGACTTTTCCTTTCATTATGAAAAAAACATAGTTCTAAAGTCTTTGTATTATGAACTCGAATTGAACCATGAGCATCACCTGTAGCAAAATAACTACCATCAGTATTAAAAGCAATGGAGTGAATACAACCTAATGGTTGAGAAAATTTAGAGTTTTTCAGGTCAGAATTGCTAAAATCTACTCCTGTTAAAATAGCTTCTGTTAAATCAGCATTCCAAATGGAAATATTTGATAGATCAAAGTAACTAAAATTTTTCTTGATGTTGAGTTTAATTAATAAATTAAAAATATTTCCAACCGCATAATTTTCTGATAAGTTTCCATCATTCTCCTCTTTTTGTAAATTCTTAATTATATTGATTAGATAATCAGCAAGCGTTAATCCATCTATTTGAATTAGAGTTTGCAATCTCTCTTTAAGAGACTCTAAATTAAGACGTTCTAGGATTTTAAAAATTGAATAATTTTTTAAAATATTTAATCTCTTTTCTTTAATTTCTTCAAGAATAGCATTAATAATTATTTCCGGAAAATAATTTAAGAATTTTTCTGTTAAAACAAATACGGTTTGAGAACTATGTTCTTTTTCAACAATTACTTCTTCTACTAACCTTCTTATTAAATGATCTTCGCTAATCTCTTGTTTCTCAGTATCCTCAAGTCCAATTTTATAAACTATTTGCTTTTCTCTATCATTTAATTTATCGAAGTATTCCCATGAATTATCATAGATAATTTGGCAAATGTGAGCTTGAAATTCCTTATTATTTTTATCATATACAGTTTTTTCATCACCAAATTTGTTGTGTATCTCTGGTGAAAAGGATTTATGTGTTTCTACGTCAACAACAAAATATTTTCCTGGTTCTGCATTTGCTTCTAGACGATAAGCCTTAACGATAGTGTAGCCTGTCAAGGTGTTACCATCATAGTTTTCAACAAGTTCGCCAGTTGCGGCTCCAATACGGAACCGTCTTTCTGCCGATGGTTCGGTTTGCTTATCATTATATGATTTAGTAGCTTTATGAACGGCTGTGGCAAATTTATAAGCTTCATCAGCATTATCTAAAATAATCACAGCGTTATCTCCATTGGTTGCTTGAACTACATCTTCACGCTTCTTATTTATTGTCTCTAACCCTTTATCAATAAAGTTTTGAATATGCCTGTTGATGAATGGCAAAAGATTCAAATTATCACAACCAAATTTTTGTCTGAATTCTTGACAAAATTCTTCTACTTCTCTAACAATTTCACTGTATCCCTTAAGATCAATTTCCACCACAGTTTTTATCACAGGTTCATTCATGATTTATGAGTAAATTTATAGTAGGTTTTGGGGGCGATTATTCTTAAAAATTTTATTTATAATGTTTTATGAATTACCAAACTAATTAAAATTGAACAAGGAATTACTAAAATTGAGAAGATTAATATGTAAACGGCATAGGTAAATATTCTAAATTTTAGAAACGTAATTCTAGCATTAATAGTAATTTGGCTTGCTATATCTTTGTATTCTTTTTTAAAAGTTTTCATATTGTTATCAAAATAGTATTTATTTAATGCTTTAAGTAATCCTTGCGAGTCGTATTTTTGTAAGTCACCAAAGAAATATAGGTTATCTGTATCTCTGATGGCAGATGTAGAATTTCTCATAGGCATGGTTTGTAACCATAGCAGTCGCTCTAAGTTCGTTTTAGGAATAAATGAAAGAGAACAGATTAAGGCTGAAATACAAAGCAGAGATGTTGTCAATAACAATCCAATACGTAAGGAGTTTGGCAGCTTTTCTACTGTAGCTAGAAGAGTGATGGTTGCGGTAACTCCAGCACCAGAAAAAGCAAGTAAAATAGCATTTTTTGCTTCTGCAAATCTCAGCCATTCATTGACATTCTGAAAAATAATTAGTAGTTTACTGGTCACTTCATCCATAAAAGATTTGCTTACCTAATTTACTAATCATATTTATATGTTTTCCATGTCTATCTTTAAATGACATATAAACAATTTATATACAGCAATCTTATGTGATTTAAAAACCTACTCTCTAAGGAAAAAAAGGCACAGAGTTGTTTAAATACACCATGTACATGATTATAGCTATAACAAATATTGTAGGAGATATTTAAAACACCTCTACAGATTGTAAAAGCTAACCAATCACTTTAACTGAACTGTATTTATTTTCTATTTAAGAAACACATAATAAATAGCATTATAAACTAAAAATCAAAAAATAATTCTTGAATCAAAAAAAGCAATAGTAGTAAATTTTCGATTTTTAAGCGATTATTAAAAATTATAAAAAAATATGAAATTTATAGAAAAACTGTCTTTTGCATTATAGAAAAGTTGCCAAAAATTTACAAATCTCAAATACTAGAAGAAACAAGATACTAGATACTGAAAAGAGTCTCTAATATTTTACAGATTTGTAGGGAGGTAAAATTTCACCTTTCTACAAATCAAATCTTTTCAACAACTCAACATTTAACTCACGTCAATATTATTTAACGAAAAGGCATCTTCACCTCGACCAAGAGCAAAGCGCAAGGAATTAGTGAGATTTTTGTTGGATAAGGTGAGGAAAATTAGTAATGCTAAAAAGGTGAGTGCTGCACTATAACCAAACATATTACGGTAGCCGACAAACTCACTGACATAGCCAAATATAGGCGCAGCGATCGCAATTCCTAAATCCAATCCAGCTAGACAAATAGCAAAAACTCGCCCCCGTTCTTGGGGTAGTGAACGATCTGCCATCATAGTAGCCATCATCGAAAATATTGTGCCACCACCGCAGCCTTCGGCGATCGCAGATATCAAAAAAGCATTGGTGCTGTTAGCTTGCCATAGTAATACACAAGCCAAGGTATATGAAGCAATTCCAAAGGTAATAAACAAACCTCGACCGAAGCGATCGCTGGCGCGACCAGCCAACACTCTGATTATAAAACTAGAGATGGCGGAAACTGTGAAAAACCAACCACCATTAAAACTTACTTCAGTAGATTTAATAAATAACGACACAAAGACATGCAAAGCACCGATAGATGTACCCACCAGTAACATCACTACAGCCGGAACTTTCACTCTTGAACTAGTTAATATTTGCCAAAAATTACTTTTTTGGCGTTCCGATTGTGATTGTGCATTTAATGGTGGATTGATGACTTGTGATCCACACAATAGTGCAATCATAGCAATGGTGGCGGTAAACAAAAAGAATTGCGAATAGCCAAAACTCTCTTGTAAATATCCACCAATTGCTGGCCCCAGGGCTAAACCAATGGGGCCAGTTAAACTCATGTAACTAATAATTTCTCCACGAATAACCACAGGTGCTAAATCAGCTACCAAAGCACTGTAGCCAGTGCTAAAAGCAGCAATACTAATTCCGTGAAAAATCCGTAGCAGGAATAATAAGGGGATGGATTTAAACACTAAATAGCCAAAAGGTGCGATCGCTGCTACTGTGATGCCAATCAATAAAACCAGTTTCCGTCCCCGTGTATCTGCTAGTTTTCCCAGCATAGGACGAAACACCAACAACCCAATGGCAAAGCCACCCATAACTATGCCAATTTCTTGCTTACTACCACCTATATCCTGAATGTATAGCGGTAGCGTTGGTAAAAAAGCGGCCGTGCTTGACCAGAATAACAAACCTGCTGCAAACAAAATCAGTAGGTTTCGCCGGAGGTCGGTATCAAATGTATTAAAAGCTTTCAAGGTAGATGCAAAGAACGCTAACTATAATTGTTCTAATATTGTTATGTTGGTTAACATTTTTTGCCACTAGTTCCCGTATCCGAACAGCTATTAAAGCACATTGAGGCAAGTATAGGAGTATAAAGGCAGAAGTGCTGGGTAGAATTTTACTCAGCGTTATTCAAATACTACATCTTCGTAAAGTTCTGCCATTTTTCCTTCAAAATTAACACTCTTGAGTCGAAATGATTGTTCTTGAGATGTGTATGTTTGTAAAACCCAAAAACCATCATCATTGAGGCGAAAACATTCAACTCGTTGGCGTTTCGTATTAATTAAAACGTATTCTTTTAAGCTTTCTATTGTTTGATAATCAGCGAATTTATCACCCCTGTCAAAAGCTTCAGTAGAGTTAGATAAAACTTCAACAATTAGACAGGGAAATCTTTTATGTCCGTGTGTTTCTTGGTCTCGTGAATCGCAAGTCACCATCACATCAGGATAGTAATATCGATTCAAAGATTCAATTCTAGCTTTCATCGCCAGAATATAAACACGGTATCTCGAACCGCGCAACTTATTTCTTAAAAGTACACCAATATTTCCAGCAATTGTAACGTGGGAATCTATTGATCCATCTAGTTTATATGTGTAGCCATCAATATATTCGTGTTTAATGGAGCTTGTTTCCTCCATTTGCAGATATTCTGCGGGTGAGATGTAGTTGGGTGAAGCTATCATAATCAGTCAAACATCCCAAAAAAACCTACTACTAATGTTAATTACGAATTACATCAAGTTGGGTTATTTTTATTGTCAACTACTTCTCTGACTCGGTAAATAGGTCTTCCCTGCGATTCATGGTAAGTACGCATCAACAATTCTGCCAACAAACCAAAGCAAAATAGCTGTACACCAGTTACTAATAATAAAACTGCCAAAATTAGCAACGGACGATTACCAATCATTTCACCCATTGCAAACTTGACAAATGTCAAATAAATTCCTATTCCCACACCCAAAACCATCGAAATCAAACCCAACAACCCAAAAACGTGCATCGGGCGGGTGAGGAACTTTTTCATAAACAAAATAGTTAACAAATCCATTAACACGCGAAAAGTCCGGGATATGCCGTACTTACTCCGCCCAAATCGCCTCGCGTGGTGACGCACGGGCATTTCCGTAATTCTTGCCCCTTCAATATATGCCAGTGCTGGTAAGAATCGGTGTAATTCGCCGTAGAGGTGCATATCTGCTACCAATTCTGAGCGATAGGCTTTGAGGGAACAGCCGTAGTCATGAATATAAACACTAGTAGTACGCCTAATCAGCCAGTTAGCAATTTTAGAAGGAAGTAAGCGATTTACAGCCCCATCTTGGCGTTTTTGCCGCCAACCACTGACCAAATCGTAACCTTCATCCAACTTCGCCAATAACATCGGGATATCAGCAGGATCATTTTGCAAGTCAGCATCTAAAGTTACTACGGCTTTGCCCACTGCATAGTTAAAACCAGCAGACATGGCTGCTGTTTGTCCATAATTACGCCGCAGAATTACCGCTTTTAAATCATTGCGAATTTGTGCTTGTTGTTTGAGAAATTCCGCCGAACCATCTGTAGAACCATCATCAACACAGATGATTTCATAACTAATTTGACTATTAGATAAAGTAGATGCGATCGCCTCGATTAAATGTGGTAAGCTTTCAACCTCATCACGTACAGGTACAACTACCGAAACCGCAGGTAAATTTGCGGAAATCGCCTTATTTTCCTCATTCATTCTCTCTGGAATCAACCCACTCCTCATAACTCTCCGCGTCCTCAGCGCCTCTGTGGTTCGTAACTTTGCACAACTCTGCCAGCACAGCGTAGTTGCTGATAATATGACCGACTCACTGCATCTCCCTGTTCCGAGAGAACATCAATACCTATACCATTGCGTCCTTGTGCCTTTCCTGAACTATGGATATAAGCACCATCACTTAAATAAAGCCCGACATGGGTCGCTCTTGCTGGTGTGCCGAAAAATACTAAATCTCCTAGTGTTAATTCTGATAGCTTGACTGGTTGAACAAAAGCTTCTTGCTGATAAGCATCTCTTGGTAGCCAAATTCCCACCGAGACAAACGCCGCCTGCATCAAACCAGAACAGTCATAATTTGGCCCGACTGTCCCACCCCAAAGATACTCATTAGGTTGTTCCATCGCTTTTTGGGCAAAAACAATCACTTTGGGAAGTAGTTTTTTAATTTCAGTTTCCGCCAATGTTGCAGCTTGATAATGTACAGTAGCAGGTTGTAATAAACCTAAATCAGCAAACGACACCCAGCCTGGATAATCATCCTCACATAAATACACCTCAACTGCTGTATCTTGATGATTTGATGTTACCTGTAAATGTCGCCCAGCCGCAGCTTGAGTTGCCAAGCCAGTACATTCTGGAGAATCGTATAAGTTGAGGTTTGCGAGACACTGGTATTCAGAGGCGGTGAAATTGAGGATTTGGGATTCTGGATTAGAGAGCATTATTCGATGGTTTTCTTTAGAAAAGACGAACAACTGGAAAATTTGGGTAATGGCATTTTAGAGGCAACTTGGGCAACATTTCCGACATTAGCCCAAAATCAAATTGCTTTGACTTGGGTTGTCTACGATCCGCCAGTACTCGTAAATACTGGTGGTGCTTTAACTCCCGATGCCTTTTGGAATCACCCAGTTCGTGGTTTTACTTATCGTGGTGTAGAACGGATTTACCCCGCAAGTGTGGTTAAGTTATTTTACTTGGTAGCAGTAAATGAGTGGTTAGAAAAAGGCATGATCCAAACCTCGAAGGAATTGGAGAGAGCCTTGGGCGATATGATAATTGATTCTAGTAATGATGCGACCAGTTTAGTGGTAGATATTTTGACTGGTACCACTTCGGGGCCAGAGTTATCATCAGGGCCTTTTGAAACTTGGAAGCAACAACGTCATATTGTTAACCGCTACTACCAATCTTTAGGTTGGGAGGAAATGGAGACAATTAATGTTTGCCAAAAAACTTGGTGTGATGGCCCTTATGGACGGGAGAGAGCATTTTATGGAGAGACGCTGGATAATCGCAATATGTTGACGACAAATGCGATCGCTCGGTTACTACATAGTATCGTGGGTGGGGTCGCAGTTTCGAGTTGGCGATCGCAAGCTATGATGAATCTACTCAAACGCAGTCTAAAACCAGAAAATTTACCTCAAAACGTCGAAGAAGACCAAATCACAGGTTTTATCGGTGGTGGTTTACCGCAAAACGCGCAAATTTGGTCAAAGGCAGGTTGGACAAGTCAAGTGCGTCACGATGCAGCGTATATTGAGATACCTGAACAACGTCCTTATTTACTAGTAGTTTTTACTGAAGGTAAAGCCAATGCTACCAACCGCGAAATTCTACCCTTTGTCTCTAAACTAGTTACAGAAGCTATTAGCAATCTGTGAAGTTTTTAGCAGCCCTGAATAAATCACAAACAAACTACTCCCCACTCCCTAAAAGTAAAAAAGCAAAAGGCAAAAGAAAATTCTTTTGCCTTTTTAAGTAGAACTGTGCAAATAAACCGAACTATGTAACAAAAAGTAAAGTGGCTTGAAAACCTCTTTCCTCCTGCCTTGTCATAACGACAATTTTTAACACCTACCTACTTAATCGCTATTTAGGTGTAACTTTATCTATCACGCTAATTTTGCCGTCATCTCCGACTGACCAAACGTCATAAACACCGAGGACATCACCGTTAGCATCAACATCTACGTTGCCACTAGCACCTTGGTAGTTAATCGTTTTACCTTCTTGGAGTAACTTTAACCCTTCACAAACATCAGTAACTTCTGTACCTGAACCAGCTGCAACTTCCCGAATTTTACTGGAAATGCCCACACCTGTGTTGTCTTTAGCGGCTTGTGCTGCCAAGACTAACAATGCAGCTGCATCCCAGGCTTGAGGTGCGTATTCTCCCGGTGAACCACCTTTTTTCTCTTTCCACAATTTGTTAAAAGCTTCTAAGGCTTTGCCATCGGAACCTGGCACTGTACCCAAAGCCCCAGCTAAAATAAATTTGCCATCGCTACCTTTACCTACTTGTTCTGGGAAGGTAGGTGATTTCACACCATCTGTCAGCAAAACTTGGACTCCCTTGGTCAAACCTTGTTGATAAGCAGCTTTCAGGAGTAGACTACCTGTCTCTGCATAAAGTACAGCGACTACTGCATCTGGCTTACCAGCAAACGCCGCCGCCGCTTCGGTGTCAAAGGTTTGGGCTTTGGGATCGTAACGCACTGGGTTATTTTTATTAACTACTGTGCCACCTAATTTTTCAAAAGTTTCGACAAATGCTTTTTCAAAACCCACACCGTAATCGTTGTTAATCACAACTGTGGACACGCGTTTAAAACCTTTTTTGTTGGCTAACTGGGCTAATGCTAATGCTTGGTAAGTATCTGGGGGTGCAGTCCGCGCCCAAAAGCCTTTAAAGTCGCCTTTTTTCGCTTTATCTGTAAATACGGGACTGGTGCTACCAGGAGACACCAACATAACTTTATTCGGTACAGCAACAGAAACCGCCGCTGTTGAAACACTACTGGCAAAGGAACCGACTACACCTGCAACTTTATCTAGTGTTGCCAGTTTGGTCATCCCAGATGCACCTGCTTTCGGGTCGGTTTGGTCGTCTACTTGTACGAGTGTGACATTTTTACCATTGACTCCACCACAGGCGTTAACGGTATCCACTAGCAAAGGCACAGAACCTACCATCTGCTGTCCGATGGAAGCTAAGTCACCTGTTGTTGGTAGTAAAGTCCCAATTTTTAACCCATCAGTACTGCTGGTTGTAGTGGTTGAGGTCGCTGTTGGGGAATTAGTACTGGTCGTATTGTTTGTATTCGCATTCTCACAAGCTGCCATGAAAAAGCCTGTAGCTATGGTAGCTACACTCAAGGCTAGGGCAGTAGTAATTCTCGGCATAATTAACTTTCACTCCTCTGATATTTAGGAGTCTGAAAGCAAGATTCAAACTATGTTTCAGGTTAGCTTTATCTTAACAGACTCCAAATGTTAAATGATAACATCTACCATAAGGAGTATCTGTGTTAATGCCAACATAGATATTAATATTTGTTTAATGATTTGCAGTACTGAGTGGAATGTACTGATGGAAAACGGAGAGGGAGGGATTCGAACCCTCGGTACGGAGTTGCCTGCCGTACAACAGATTAGCAATCTGCCGCTTTCGACCACTCAGCCACCTCTCCAGGGTCACGAATATCTATGTTAGCAGTTTTTCATCAATAGTCAATAGTTATTTATTTTGCTGTTGACTATTGACTAAATTTTACAGAACTTGCGATCGCATCCATGCCACGGGTAAAGTCGATAACTTTCGCCACTGGGGGACGTAGGCTCGCTGAGTGAACACGTCATAATCGTTACGTTCAATGACATTTAAAATGCCACTGTAGTGCATCAACGCTGCCCAAACGGGTAAACGCGCATCAGGAGATAGATAAGCAATACCTCTTTCTGCCTTGCGATAAAATTGTTCTGCCCGTGCAATTTGAAAGCGCATAAGAGAACGCCAGCGGTCATCTATGACACCTTTCAACAGGTCTTGCTCGGTATAATTAAATCTTGCCAAGTCTTCTAACGGCAGATAAATTCGCCCCCGCCTTGCATCTTCTCCCACATCTCTTAAGATGTTGGTCAGTTGTTTAGCGATTCCTAGAGCAATTTCTTCGTGAGTGGGAATATAAGAGGGTTGTTCGCGGTTCCACGGTGCTGTATTGCTGGTGTTATCCAACCCCATGATTGCAGTTGACATCAAGCCAACAGTACCAGCCACCCGATAACAGTAGAGGTATAGTTCCTCAAAAGTTTCGTAGCGGCTGCGGTACAAGTCCATTCTCTGTCCAGCAATCATGTCCCGAAAGGGCTGAATGTCCATCGGAAAGCGTTGCACAGTATCAACCAAAGCTACATCATAATTTTCGACTGGGTGTCCAGCAAAAATTGATTCTAGCTGCTGCTCCCATTGATCTAGGGTTTCTGGTGTGGTAAGAGCAGATGCAGGGCCATCCACTAGTTCATCTGTACGGCGACACCAAGCATAAATAGCCCAAACAGCAGGGCGTTTTTCTTTACTCAAAAGCAAAGTACTCAGGTAGAAAGTTGCGGAGTACTTGGCGATAAGTTGCCGACAAAGTTTGTATGACTCGTCTACAGAGACCAGCGTTTTCATGCGCGGGGGGGAATCAGGCAGTTGCAGCATTCGTTGCAGGCGTTCGGGTTAGCGTTTGTAGGTTTGAGGCACTGGCCTCTGGCAGCGATTCACAAATCGCCTGCGCTGTTAGCTTACCAGAAAGTACGGCCCCTTCCATACTGCCTAAATAGCGTTGCATGGTGTAACTCCCGCTGAGAAAGAAATTGGTGATGGGAGTTTTTTGGGGAGGACGGTACTGTTGGCGACCAGGAGTCGCTTTGTAAACTGAACGCGGCGTTTTCACTACATGAGATTTCAACAGTTTGGCTGGATTTTCTTTCCCAAAGTGTTCGGGTAAGAGTTTTTCCAACTCTGTCATAGTTGCAGCAACAATTTCCTCGTCAGATTTGCTAATCCAATCTTTAGCAGGAGCCAGAACTAATTCCAACATTGAGCGATCTGGGTTAGCGTATTCTCGACAAGTGTTGCTCATATCAGCATAAACGCTGAGGAGGGGCGATCGCGAAAAAAGTAGTTGATCAATGTCGGTTAATTTGCGATCAAACCAGAGATGGAGGTTAATTACTGGCACACCCTCTAAGCCTTCTAGCTTTTGGAAGCACTCTACTTGCTTCCAAGGTTCTGGCAACATCACTTTTAAGGCATCAACTGACATGGCTGATACGTAAAAGTCTGCCGTCACAACTTCATCTGGTTCGCCATTTAACCCGCGCAACAAAAATTCTTTGACTGTCCCATCGGGGTTGAGGACAATTTGTTTGAGAGGTACATTTAGCCGGACTTGACCGCCACCTGCGGTAATGTAATCAACAATAGGTTGACACAATCTTTCAGTGGGTGAACCATCCAAAAAGGCGATTTTGGAGCCATATCGCTCTTGCAAAAAGCGATTTAGGGCTGTTAATAAAATTGTGGATGATACTTCATCGGGGTTGATAAAGGTGAGGGCTTTAGAAGCAGCGATAAACACATCACTTGCTACCCGTTCCCCAATACCTTGTCTTTTCAACCACTCGGCAAAGCTGTACTTGTCCATCTCTTCGACATATTTTTGACCGCGCACGATGGCTGGAAGCAGGCCGATAGCGAACCTAATCTTCTGCTCCCAAGTCAACATATCGTTGTTGCGAAGAATCGAGGCAATAATGTTAAAAGGAGAGGGAATATCGGGAACATCAAACCGTGAGAGTGTTCCGGGTTTTTCTGGTTGATTAAAAATTAGTGTATGCTCTTTCCACTGGAGGCGGTCTTCAATGCCTAACTCCTTGAGCAATTGCAGCATATTGGGGTATGCCCCAAAGAAGGCGTGTAACCCGGTTTCGTACCAGTCGCCGTCAGAATCTTTCCATGCTGCTACCAGGCCACCCAATACGTCCCGACGCTCTAAGACAATGGGAGTGTGACCTGCGTCTATAAGATATTTCGCGCAGGAAAGTCCTGCTAGACCAGCGCCAGCGATCGCTACTCGCATTTAAACCTACTGTTGTTCAATATTTCTTAATGGTTTTGCCGTTCTCATTATACGTTGCAAACCGTTACATTTGGCAGTAATTGTGCGATCGCTTACCTAAAAACTTCTCGTCAGGGGAACAAGAGGAGTAATATTTTTTACTAATTACTTAATTAATCAACACTTTTTCCAGCTAGACCACTATGAGAGAATCAAAACGTTTCTTCCCTAGGCTCTAGTCCCTAATCTCTCGTCTCCAAATTTAAACAATAACTATAGGTAATAAATTATGCCAGTATCACGGGAGCTAGAACTATTCGGAAATCATGTAATTCTAGGTGTTTCCGGCACAAAATTAAGTGATGATGATAAACGGGCGCTCAGTGAATTAAAACCAGTTGGGGTGATATTTTTTGCGAAAAACTTTATAGATGGTGTTCCTTATCAGGTTTGGTTAGCCAGCTTTCAAGAACTCATAGACCAAATTCGTGAATATGCGGAACGTGATTCAATGTTCATGACGTTAGATCATGAAGGTGGGCGTGTAGTCCGTACACCCTTACCAATTACGAGATTTCCTTATGCTGCGTTGTTGCGATCGCAAGCTAAAGAAGTAGCAAAGGCCACAGCACGAGAGTTGAAATCACTGGGAATTAACGTATCTTGGTCGCC encodes:
- a CDS encoding glycosyltransferase family 2 protein; translation: MRSGLIPERMNEENKAISANLPAVSVVVPVRDEVESLPHLIEAIASTLSNSQISYEIICVDDGSTDGSAEFLKQQAQIRNDLKAVILRRNYGQTAAMSAGFNYAVGKAVVTLDADLQNDPADIPMLLAKLDEGYDLVSGWRQKRQDGAVNRLLPSKIANWLIRRTTSVYIHDYGCSLKAYRSELVADMHLYGELHRFLPALAYIEGARITEMPVRHHARRFGRSKYGISRTFRVLMDLLTILFMKKFLTRPMHVFGLLGLISMVLGVGIGIYLTFVKFAMGEMIGNRPLLILAVLLLVTGVQLFCFGLLAELLMRTYHESQGRPIYRVREVVDNKNNPT
- a CDS encoding pentapeptide repeat-containing protein is translated as MNEPVIKTVVEIDLKGYSEIVREVEEFCQEFRQKFGCDNLNLLPFINRHIQNFIDKGLETINKKREDVVQATNGDNAVIILDNADEAYKFATAVHKATKSYNDKQTEPSAERRFRIGAATGELVENYDGNTLTGYTIVKAYRLEANAEPGKYFVVDVETHKSFSPEIHNKFGDEKTVYDKNNKEFQAHICQIIYDNSWEYFDKLNDREKQIVYKIGLEDTEKQEISEDHLIRRLVEEVIVEKEHSSQTVFVLTEKFLNYFPEIIINAILEEIKEKRLNILKNYSIFKILERLNLESLKERLQTLIQIDGLTLADYLINIIKNLQKEENDGNLSENYAVGNIFNLLIKLNIKKNFSYFDLSNISIWNADLTEAILTGVDFSNSDLKNSKFSQPLGCIHSIAFNTDGSYFATGDAHGSIRVHNTKTLELCFFHNERKSQIWSVAFRKDNKHNKEKEMLAWGAEDGSVRLYEITTNTSSDNKTEPNLIHEINETKRILSVAFSPDGNTLAIGGDENIKVIKINHSYAHSSTLNVSQISCMTFISNDCIASGSQDGHIRLSHIEPRNRNKDASWTVHPQAVLRCIAYHSTKKILAIGGEDGKLHLLHLDPNNRYMERFDLKTEISQVRTLAFNQDGNILAVGCIDNNLNGESEHKIKLWSFSENNWIDTLEGHEHAIRSLAFCPQSHNPKLLVSGGDGRTVLFWHQEDKRWELSNRKLEGYANRIWSVALSRDGKTFACGGEDSKIHLWNYHERTHIPLQTLDKHSNWVWSVAFSPNADILASACEDNKIYLWGLQEGKWQHICELVGNSEIKGHEKRVRCVVFHPDGYNLASAGNDNKIILWDITDLQSPQILSGFTKHTDRVLSVAFSPDGNYLASSSRDQNIYLIEVDTNHKPYSLGNNYLLGNHSDSHKDQVHSIAFSPDSNKLVSGDFDRELKLWDVKRQKLIGHWYGYQKILSVAFHPKKQIVASAGHDHIIQLWDVDDPNNVKLIKTFKGHKRTVESVVFTPDGKQLISCSQDQTIKFWQVEGEINISIHTLELGKPYQGMSISGVKGFDLPQILALEELGASK
- a CDS encoding DUF5706 domain-containing protein — protein: MDEVTSKLLIIFQNVNEWLRFAEAKNAILLAFSGAGVTATITLLATVEKLPNSLRIGLLLTTSLLCISALICSLSFIPKTNLERLLWLQTMPMRNSTSAIRDTDNLYFFGDLQKYDSQGLLKALNKYYFDNNMKTFKKEYKDIASQITINARITFLKFRIFTYAVYILIFSILVIPCSILISLVIHKTL
- a CDS encoding Uma2 family endonuclease, with product MIASPNYISPAEYLQMEETSSIKHEYIDGYTYKLDGSIDSHVTIAGNIGVLLRNKLRGSRYRVYILAMKARIESLNRYYYPDVMVTCDSRDQETHGHKRFPCLIVEVLSNSTEAFDRGDKFADYQTIESLKEYVLINTKRQRVECFRLNDDGFWVLQTYTSQEQSFRLKSVNFEGKMAELYEDVVFE
- a CDS encoding MFS transporter, whose protein sequence is MKAFNTFDTDLRRNLLILFAAGLLFWSSTAAFLPTLPLYIQDIGGSKQEIGIVMGGFAIGLLVFRPMLGKLADTRGRKLVLLIGITVAAIAPFGYLVFKSIPLLFLLRIFHGISIAAFSTGYSALVADLAPVVIRGEIISYMSLTGPIGLALGPAIGGYLQESFGYSQFFLFTATIAMIALLCGSQVINPPLNAQSQSERQKSNFWQILTSSRVKVPAVVMLLVGTSIGALHVFVSLFIKSTEVSFNGGWFFTVSAISSFIIRVLAGRASDRFGRGLFITFGIASYTLACVLLWQANSTNAFLISAIAEGCGGGTIFSMMATMMADRSLPQERGRVFAICLAGLDLGIAIAAPIFGYVSEFVGYRNMFGYSAALTFLALLIFLTLSNKNLTNSLRFALGRGEDAFSLNNIDVS